The following proteins are encoded in a genomic region of Arachis ipaensis cultivar K30076 chromosome B02, Araip1.1, whole genome shotgun sequence:
- the LOC107621407 gene encoding protein KTI12 homolog → MALVVICGQPCSGKSKAALCLAESLKESEVKYQVRIIDEASFHLDRNESYANMPSEKNLRGVLRSEVDRSVAKDNIIIVDSLNSIKGYRYELWCLARAAGIRYCVVYCDVEENNCRKWNEERREKGEASYNDTIFDDLVRRFERPDSRNRWDAPLFELWPHRDGIDKSSAAILDAVSYLTKKVDSKTRDVKILQPTIATQTSRFSDANSLYELDKATQEVTNTIAEAQSQALGGPLVGISVGKDLPTINISRPVGLPELRRMRRTFIKLTGQTSLSGPPPPSDADSAKRMFIDYLNRELGTS, encoded by the coding sequence ATGGCATTGGTTGTGATCTGCGGGCAACCATGCAGTGGCAAATCGAAAGCAGCACTCTGTCTAGCTGAATCTCTCAAAGAATCCGAAGTGAAGTACCAAGTGAGGATCATTGATGAAGCTTCCTTTCATCTTGATCGCAATGAGAGCTATGCAAATATGCCGTCTGAGAAGAATCTGAGAGGAGTGCTTCGCTCTGAAGTGGATAGATCCGTGGCCAAAGATAATATCATTATAGTGGACTCTTTGAATAGCATCAAGGGTTATCGATACGAGTTATGGTGTTTGGCTCGTGCAGCGGGGATTAGATACTGTGTTGTTTACTGTGACGTGGAGGAAAACAATTGTAGGAAGTGGAACGAGGAGCGCAGGGAGAAAGGCGAAGCTAGTTACAATGATACTATCTTTGATGATTTGGTGAGGAGGTTTGAGAGACCTGATAGCAGAAACCGGTGGGATGCGCCGTTGTTTGAGCTATGGCCTCACAGAGATGGAATAGACAAGTCTTCTGCTGCCATTCTGGATGCTGTTTCATACTTGACCAAGAAGGTGGATTCCAAAACCAGGGATGTCAAGATATTGCAGCCTACTATTGCGACTCAGACAAGTCGTTTTTCGGATGCGAATTCTCTGTATGAGTTGGACAAGGCAACACAGGAGGTGACAAACACTATAGCAGAGGCGCAATCACAAGCTCTTGGTGGACCTCTTGTTGGTATTTCTGTGGGGAAAGACTTGCCTACTATCAATATTTCAAGGCCAGTTGGGCTGCCGGAGCTTCGCAGGATGCGGCGAACCTTCATCAAACTTACGGGCCAAACAAGTTTAAGCGGGCCACCACCTCCTTCGGATGCAGACAGTGCAAAGAGAATGTTTATTGACTACTTGAATAGGGAATTAGGAACTTCTTGA
- the LOC107621415 gene encoding mediator of RNA polymerase II transcription subunit 12, whose translation MQRYHAGSCTSAVNNSAIGGPSARDGGRSDSSTLPANFPLNSRRQPQLAPYKLKCDKEPLNSRLGPPDFHPQTPNCPEETLTREYLLSGYKETVEGLEEAREISLSQVQTFNKTVVLNCKEAIRKHLRAINESRAQKRKAGQVYGVPLSGSQLAKSGVYPELRPCGEDFRKKWIEGLSQPHKRLRSLADHVPHGYKRTSLLEVLIKNNVPLLRATWFIKVTYLNQVRPGSGSISSGAADKIQLARSEVWTKDVINYLQSLLDEFFSKNASHSTHNKERSPQMSYAGSLQHKNDPLLSISDGEEPSLHFRWWYIVRLLQWHNSEGLLLPSLVIDWVLNQVQEKERLEVWQLLLPIIYGFLETVVLSQTYVRTLAGIALRVIRDPAPGGSDLVDNSRRAYTTYALIEMIRYLILAVPDTFVALDCFPLPSSVVSHSINDGSFALKLNEVSGKVKNSSDDFGHIISCIQKHAEDLAKAASPGYAGHCLAKVANALDKSLVLGDLRGAYTFLFEDPCDGTVSESWVGRVSPCLRLSLKWFGTVSTSLVYSVFFLSEWATCEFRDFSATPPCDIKFTGRRDLSQVHMAVRLLNMKMKDMKISPRQMNGSTHRVSYLEKCSNQRHNQGYVGNVSKVKSSSKSNSFSVMFESPGPLHDIIVCWIDQHVVHKGEGLKRLHLFMVELIRAGILNPLAYVRQLIVSGIMDLNANLADLERRKRHYCILKQLPGHFIRDALQESGIVEGPQLDEALQTYLNERRLILRVPSSGKQDDASSANISAIKRKGHPASVKSGASTVTTATDPSKTTLSKSASSKNAKDGVSIDELKGAIMALLQLPSSIANLNTTASDESEGSVRRPILPNSKIDQVEATPGCEECRKAKRQKLSDERSSFALVLSDDDDTWWVKKGLKSSEPPKVDQPPKSTKQVTKSRQKNVRKTQSLAQLAASRIEGSQGASTSHVCDNKVSCPHHRTGTDGDNMRPADSIRTSQCGDIVSVGKSLKQLRFVEKRAVASWLIMVVRQSVEETEKNVGKVGQFGRPFPTADDRSSIRWKLGEDELSAMLYLMDNSDDLVSTVKFLLWLLPKVPNSSNSTIHSGRNVMMLPRNVENQVCDVGESFLISSLRRYENILVAADLIPDTLTSAMHRAAAIIASNGRISGSGVLAFARYLLKKYGSVTSVIEWDKTFKTTCDARLSSELERSVDGELGLVPSGVEDPDDFFRQKISGGRLPSRVGSGMRDIVQRSVEEAFHYLFGKDRKAFASGTPKGPALEKWDNGYQIAQQIVMGLIDCIRQTPGAAQEGDPSLVSSAISAIVGSVGPTLAKMPDFSPGNNHSNTTLATSSLNYAKCILRMHVTCLCLLKEVLGERHSRVFEIALATEASNALAGVFAPSKASRAQFQISPDSHDTGSTTPNDVGSNSNKVMVSRPTKIAAAVSALVVGAIIHGVTSLERMVSILRLKEGLDVVQFARSTRSNSNGNARSVGSFKADSSIEVHVHWFRLLVGNCRTMCEGLVVELLGEPSIIALSRMQRMLPVSLVFPPAYSIFAFVKWRPFILSANVATREDINQLYQSLTVAITDAIKHLPFRDVCFRDCQGLYDLMAVDASDAEFANLLEVNGSDMHLKSRAFAPLRSRIFLNAMIDCKLPQNLYTKDEGSRISDESKLQDKLVHVLDTLQPAKFHWQWVALRLLLNEQALIEKLEAHDGSIADAIQMTSPSAEKAAAAAAASENENNFIEILLTRLLVRPDAAPLFSELVHLFGRSLEDSMLLQAKWFLGGQDVLFGRKTIRQRLQNIAEGKGLSVKAQFWEPWGWCSSSTDPVTVKGDKKFDTTGLEEGEVVEDGMDSKKGLKGSSQASDCEGTGGDQQHVTEKALIELILPCIDQGSDESRNSFASDLIKQLNNIEQQIAAVTRGVSKPVGSTSPGIEGQTNKVSRKAMKGGSPGLARRQVVVTDSSPPSASALRASMSLRLQLLLRFLPILCTDREPSVRNMRYSLASVILRLLGSRLVHEESSLLKREVDSSTEAATGATLDSSAEGLFDRLLLVLHGLLSTHPPSWLRLKPGSKTINEPTRDFSGVDRDLLETLQNDLDRMQVPDTIRWHIQAAMPVFFPSLRCSFSCQPPPIPPSALACLQPSFTNPSTAPQRNAVPLSRIATNASGKSKQQQDNNDLEVDPWTLLEDGAGSCPSASNTVSIGTGDPANIKAASWLKGAVRVRRTDLTYVGPVDDDS comes from the exons ATGCAAAGGTATCATGCTGGCAGCTGCACTAGTGCAGTTAATAACAGTGCAATAGGTGGGCCATCTGCTAGAGATGGTGGAAGATCTGATTCATCTACTTTGCCAGCTAACTTCCCTTTGAATTCAAG GCGACAACCACAGTTAGCCCCATATAAGTTAAAGTGTGATAAAGAACCGTTGAATTCTAG GCTTGGACCACCAGATTTTCACCCCCAAACGCCAAATTGCCCTGAGGAGACTCTAACAAGGGAATATCTGCTATCTGGATATAAAGAAACGGTTGAGGGGCTTGAG GAAGCTAGAGAAATCTCACTATCCCAGGTTCAAACTTTTAACAAGACAGTTGTCCTTAATTGCAAGGAG GCTATTAGAAAACATCTTAGGGCCATCAATGAATCTCGTGCTCAGAAGAGAAAG GCTGGACAAGTATATGGCGTGCCCCTCTCAGGATCACAACTTGCCAAGTCTGGTGTTTATCCTGAATTAAGGCCATGTGGTGAAGACTTCCGGAAGAAATGGATTGAG GGATTATCTCAACCGCATAAGAGGTTACGCTCTTTGGCTGACCATGTTCCTCATGGTTATAAGAGAACATCCCTTTTAGAAGTTCTTATAAAGAATAATGTTCCATTGCTGAGGGCCACCTGGTTTATAAAGGTTACTTATCTCAATCAG GTTCGACCTGGTTCTGGTAGTATTTCTTCTGGGGCTGCTGACAAAATTCAGCTGGCTCGTTCTGAGGTTTGGACCAAAGATGTTATCAATTACTTGCAATCTCTTTTGGATGAGTTTTTCTCAAAAAATGCATCTCATTCTACTCATAATAAAGAGCGATCACCACAAATGTCTTATGCTGGATCACTACAGCACAAAAATGATCCGTTACTATCTATTTCTGATGGTGAAGAGCCATCCTTACATTTTAGATGGTGGTATATTGTTCGGCTACTTCAATGGCATAATTCTGAGGGGCTACTTCTTCCTTCTCTTGTCATTGATTGGGTTTTGAATCAAGTACAG GAAAAAGAACGGCTGGAGGTCTGGCAACTGTTATTGCCTATTATATATGGCTTTTTAGAAACTGTTGTTCTTTCTCAAACTTATGTGCGCACTCTGGCTGGAATAGCACTTCGTGTTATTCGTGATCCTGCTCCTGGTGGATCAGATCTAGTAGATAATTCTCGGCGGGCTTATACAACTTATGCTCTGATTGAGATGATACGGTATTTAATACTTGCAGTGCCGGATACTTTCGTTGCATTGGATTGCTTTCCTTTGCCATCCTCGGTGGTTTCACATTCAATCAATGATGGGAGTTTTGCACTAAAACTAAATGAAGTTTCAGGGAAGGTAAAAAATAGTTCAGATGATTTCGGTCATATTATTTCATGCATTCAGAAACATGCCGAGGATCTTGCTAAGGCCGCAAGCCCAGGCTATGCAGGTCATTGTCTGGCCAAAGTTGCAAATGCCTTGGATAAATCTCTTGTGCTTGGTGATTTACGTGGAGCATATACATTTCTTTTTGAAGATCCCTGTGATGGAACTGTATCGGAAAGTTGGGTTGGTAGAGTTAGCCCGTGCTTACGGTTATCACTGAAGTGGTTTGGGACTGTAAGTACATCACTTGTTTATTCAGTGTTTTTCCTCTCTGAGTGGGCAACATGTGAATTCAGGGATTTTAGTGCTACTCCTCCTTGTGACATCAAGTTCACTGGCAGAAGAGATCTATCCCAAGTACATATGGCAGTTAGACTTTTAAACATGAAGATGAAGGATATGAAGATTTCACCAAGACAAATGAATGGAAGCACTCATAGAGTCAGTTATTTAGAGAAATGTTCAAATCAGAGGCATAATCAAGGTTATGTGGGAAATGTCTCCAAAGTAAAATCTAGTTCAAAAAGTAACAGTTTTTCAGTTATGTTTGAAAGCCCTGGTCCACTCCATGATATTATAGTTTGTTGGATTGATCAGCATGTAGTGCACAAAGGAGAAGGGCTTAAACGGCTTCATCTATTTATGGTGGAACTCATACGTGCGGGCATACTTAACCCATTGGCGTATGTACGTCAGCTGATAGTCAGTGGCATAATGGATTTGAATGCAAATTTGGCTGACCTGGAGCGACGAAAGAGACACTATTGCATCTTAAAGCAACTTCCTGGGCATTTTATTCGTGATGCTTTGCAGGAGTCGGGGATTGTTGAAGGGCCGCAGCTTGATGAGGCCTTGCAAACTTACTTGAATGAACGCCGCCTCATACTTCGTGTTCCTTCAAGTGGGAAGCAAGATGATGCTAGCAGTGCCAATATATCTGCCATCAAGCGGAAAGGACATCCAGCTTCTGTAAAGAGTGGGGCTTCTACTGTTACAACGGCAACTGATCCATCTAAAACTACTCTTTCTAAATCCGCATCTTCTAAAAATGCAAAAGATGGTGTTAGCATTGACGAACTGAAAGGAGCCATTATGGCCTTGTTACAGCTACCAAGTAGTATTGCTAATTTGAACACTACAGCAAGTGATGAATCTGAAGGCAGTGTTAGAAGACCTATCTTGCCTAACAGCAAGATTGATCAAGTGGAGGCTACACCTGGGTGTGAAGAATGTAGAAAAGCAAAGAGACAAAAGTTGAGCGATGAAAGAAGCTCATTTGCTCTAGTTCTTTCTGATGATGACGATACATGGTGGGTGAAGAAGGGGTTGAAATCCTCAGAGCCTCCCAAAGTTGATCAACCTCCAAAGTCAACCAAACAGGTTACAAAGAGTCGTCAGAAGAATGTGCGAAAGACGCAGAGTCTTGCTCAACTGGCTGCTTCAAGAATCGAGGGTAGCCAGGGGGCATCAACTAGTCATGTTTGTGATAATAAGGTAAGCTGCCCTCACCATAGAACAGGTACGGATGGAGATAATATGAGACCGGCTGATAGCATCCGAACAAGCCAGTGTGGGGATATTGTTTCCGTTGGCAAATCACTAAAGCAGCTACGCTTTGTTGAGAAAAGGGCAGTAGCATCTTGGTTAATTATGGTTGTTAGGCAGTCGGTTGAAGAGACCGAAAAGAATGTTGGCAAAGTTGGTCAGTTTGGCAGGCCCTTTCCTACAGCTGATGATAGAAGCTCAATACGGTGGAAACTTGGTGAGGATGAACTTTCTGCAATGCTTTATTTGATGGATAACTCTGATGATTTGGTATCAACTGTGAAGTTCCTCCTCTGGTTGCTGCCAAAGGTTCCCAATAGCTCAAATTCTACAATTCACAGTGGAAGAAATGTTATGATGCTGCCAAGGAATGTGGAAAACCAAGTTTGTGATGTGGGAGAGTCTTTTCTGATATCATCATTGAGAAG GTACGAGAACATTCTTGTTGCAGCAGACCTTATTCCCGACACACTGACATCTGCAATGCATCGTGCTGCTGCTATTATAGCATCTAATGGAAGGATATCAGGTTCAGGAGTCTTGGCATTCGCTCGGTATTTATTGAAGAAATACGGCAGTGTGACTAGTGTTATCGAATGGGATAAAACTTTTAAGACTACTTGTGATGCAAGGCTTTCCTCTGAACTTGAACGGTCAGTGGATGGGGAGTTAGGGTTAGTTCCATCTGGAGTTGAGGACCCTGATGACTTTTTCCGTCAGAAGATAAGTGGTGGTCGGTTACCTTCGAGAGTAGGCTCAGGCATGAGGGACATAGTGCAGCGTAGTGTTGAAGAAGCATTTCACTATCTCTTTGGAAAAGATAGGAAGGCCTTTGCTTCTGGTACACCAAAAGGTCCTGCTTTAGAAAAATGGGATAATGGATATCAAATCGCTCAGCAAATAGTCATGGGCCTCATTGACTGCATTAGGCAGACGCCAGGTGCTGCACAAGAAGGTGATCCATCGTTAGTCTCTTCTGCCATTTCTGCCATTGTTGGCAGTGTCGGTCCAACATTAGCAAAGATGCCTGATTTTTCACCTGGCAATAATCATTCGAATACAACGTTGGCAACAAGTTCTTTGAACTATGCCAAATGTATACTCCGAATGCATGTAACCTGTCTATGCCTGCTTAAGGAAGTCTTGGGAGAACGCCACAGTCGTGTATTTGAGATTGCTCTTGCAACAGAAGCGTCTAATGCTCTTGCTGGCGTTTTTGCTCCTAGTAAAGCATCTCGAGCTCAGTTTCAAATCTCCCCCGATTCCCATGATACTGGCAGCACTACTCCAAACGATGTGGGAAGCAACTCCAATAAAGTTATGGTTTCAAGACCAACAAAAATTGCTGCTGCTGTTTCTGCACTTGTTGTTGGTGCCATTATACATGGTGTTACCAGCTTGGAGAGAATGGTATCTATCCTCAGATTAAAGGAGGGATTGGATGTTGTACAATTTGCAAGAAGTACGAGGTCCAATTCAAATGGAAATGCGCGGTCTGTTGGGTCTTTTAAGGCAGATAGTTCAATTGAGGTTCATGTCCACTGGTTTAGATTGCTTGTTGGAAACTGCAGAACCATGTGTGAAGGATTAGTGGTGGAACTCCTCGGGGAACCATCTATTATAGCACTTTCAAGGATGCAGCGCATGCTGCCTGTAAGTTTGGTCTTTCCGCCTGCCTATTCTATATTCGCCTTTGTCAAGTGGCGACCATTTATTTTGAGTGCTAATGTTGCAACCCGTGAAGACATTAATCAACTTTATCAGTCTCTAACAGTTGCCATAACTGATGCAATAAAGCATTTGCCTTTCCGAGATGTATGCTTTAGAGACTGTCAAGGTCTTTATGACCTTATGGCTGTGGATGCAAGCGATGCTGAATTTGCAAACTTGCTAGAGGTTAATGGCTCCGATATGCATTTAAAATCCAGGGCATTTGCTCCTCTTCGTTCTAGGATTTTTCTGAATGCCATGATTGACTGTAAGCTGCCACAAAATTTGTATACAAAGGATGAGGGGAGCCGGATTTCTGATGAATCTAAGCTTCAAGATAAGCTTGTTCATGTTTTGGATACCTTGCAACCTGCAAAATTTCACTGGCAGTGGGTTGCGCTCAGGTTGCTTTTGAATGAACAAGCCCTTATCGAAAAACTGGAGGCACATGACGGGTCCATAGCTGATGCTATACAGATGACCTCGCCTAGTGCTGAGAAAGCTGCTGCTGCGGCTGCTGCTTCCGAGAATGAGAACAATTTTATTGAAATACTTCTCACAAGGTTGCTGGTTAGACCTGATGCTGCCCCCCTTTTCTCGGAGTTGGTTCATCTTTTTGGTAGGTCCCTAGAGGATTCGATGTTGTTGCAAGCTAAATGGTTCCTTGGAGGCCAGGATGTACTATTTGGTAGGAAGACCATTAGACAAAGGCTGCAAAATATTGCCGAGGGTAAAGGGCTTTCTGTTAAGGCTCAATTTTGGGAGCCATGGGGTTGGTGTAGTTCGTCTACAGATCCAGTGACTGTCAAGGGGGATAAGAAGTTTGATACCACAGGTCTTGAAGAAGGAGAAGTTGTGGAAGATGGCATGGATTCGAAAAAAGGCCTAAAAGGgtcctctcaagcatctgattgTGAAGGCACTGGTGGGGACCAGCAGCATGTGACTGAGAAGGCTCTTATTGAGTTAATTCTTCCTTGTATAGATCAAGGCTCCGACGAATCCCGCAATTCCTTTGCAAGTGATTTGATTAAACAGTTAAATAATATAGAGCAACAAATCGCTGCTGTTACACGCGGGGTAAGCAAGCCAGTGGGAAGTACTTCCCCTGGAATAGAAGGTCAGACAAACAAAGTAAGCCGCAAAGCTATGAAAGGTGGTAGCCCTGGATTAGCTAGACGACAGGTAGTTGTAACAGATTCTTCTCCTCCATCTGCTTCGGCTCTACGAGCTTCTATGTCATTGCGTCTGCAGCTGctcttgagatttcttcctaTCCTTTGCACTGACAG GGAGCCATCTGTGCGGAACATGAGATATTCACTTGCTTCCGTAATCCTTCGTCTGCTTGGTAGCCGGCTTGTCCACGAAGAAAGTTCGCTGCTGAAGAGGGAGGTGGATTCATCTACTGAAGCTGCTACTGGCGCAACTCTAGACTCTTCTGCTGAGGGTTTATTTGATCGATTGTTGTTGGTTTTGCATGGATTGTTGAGTACTCATCCTCCGAGTTGGCTTCGGCTTAAACCTGGTTCGAAGACGATCAATGAACCTACGAGAGATTTTTCTGGAGTCGATCGAGACTTATTGGAGACTTTGCAG AATGACTTGGACCGCATGCAAGTGCCTGACACCATCCGGTGGCATATCCAGGCTGCAATGCCTGTATTCTTCCCCTCTCTGCGATGCTCTTTCTCGTGCCAGCCACCCCCTATTCCACCATCTGCTCTTGCTTGCCTGCAACCCAGCTTTACGAATCCTTCGACTGCCCCACAGAGGAATGCGGTTCCCTTATCAAGGATTGCAACTAATGCATCAGGGAAGTCAAAACAACAGCAAGATAATAATGATTTGGAAGTTGATCCTTGGACACTTCTAGAAGATGGTGCCGGATCTTGCCCTTCTGCCAGTAATACTGTGAGCATAGGAACCGGTGACCCTGCCAATATTAAAGCTGCCAGCTGGCTTAAAGGGGCTGTAAGGGTGAGACGGACAGATCTTACATACGTTGGTCCCGTTGATGATGACAGTTGA